The Deltaproteobacteria bacterium genome window below encodes:
- a CDS encoding response regulator, translating to MSGEEPAVTVLVVEDELPIRRFLRALLDSHGFRVLEAGSAREGMALLTASSPDLLLLDLGLPDGDGVELTRRIREWSQLPILVLSARTDEQDKVSALDAGADDYLTKPFGANELLARIRVALRRTQRTDEGASTVVAGPLQIDLATRRVSIDGNPIHLTPIEWRLLVTLARHPGRVLTHRQLLEEVWGRNVAAQPHYVRVFMAQLRRKLEPDPARPRWLVTESGVGYRFVADG from the coding sequence GTGAGCGGCGAGGAGCCCGCGGTCACCGTGCTCGTGGTCGAGGACGAGCTGCCGATCCGTCGGTTCCTGCGCGCGCTGCTCGACAGCCACGGCTTTCGCGTGCTGGAGGCCGGCTCCGCCCGCGAAGGCATGGCGCTGCTGACGGCCTCGAGTCCCGATCTCCTCTTGCTCGATCTGGGCCTGCCCGACGGCGACGGTGTCGAGCTCACCCGCCGCATCCGCGAGTGGTCGCAGCTGCCGATCCTCGTGCTGTCGGCGCGCACCGACGAGCAGGACAAGGTCAGCGCGCTCGATGCCGGCGCCGACGACTACCTCACCAAGCCGTTCGGCGCCAACGAGCTGCTGGCGCGCATCCGTGTGGCCCTGCGTCGCACGCAACGCACCGACGAGGGCGCGAGCACGGTGGTCGCAGGACCGCTACAGATCGACCTCGCGACGCGGCGCGTGAGCATCGACGGCAACCCCATCCACCTCACGCCGATCGAATGGCGCCTGCTCGTCACGTTGGCGCGCCACCCCGGCCGCGTGCTCACCCACCGGCAGCTGCTCGAGGAGGTGTGGGGCCGCAACGTCGCCGCGCAGCCCCACTACGTGCGAGTGTTCATGGCCCAGCTGCGCCGCAAGCTCGAGCCGGATCCCGCGCGCCCGCGGTGGCTCGTGACCGAGTCGGGCGTGGGCTACCGCTTCGTCGCCGACGGCTGA
- a CDS encoding PAS domain-containing sensor histidine kinase codes for MSRADATPGALRGYGLGAAAVALAAGLDSALYGHVTESDLVMVLLLAVLSVSFFVPRGAALFTVALSVAVFDFLFVTPRFTFAIDDLDYMITFAAMGIVGATASTLSDRFRRQTERARAAELAAETERMRASLLSSVSHDLRTPLGTVVGAASTLLADPPGLDAAARRELLQAIHDQAERLSRQLRDLLDITRIEGGALQLRRELQVPEELVGAALARCAGVLRDHEVRVRLDDGLLVELDAVAFELVLVNLLENAARHAPHGTAIELDARAVGRAFELTVADRGPGVPEDERARVFEKFYRGPDRRRDGGAGLGLAIAKAVVSAHGGDIRVEPRDDGEGACFRVTLPGAAVPPDDARALTMAEDAP; via the coding sequence ATGTCACGGGCCGACGCGACCCCCGGGGCCTTGCGCGGCTACGGCCTCGGTGCGGCCGCGGTCGCCCTGGCAGCGGGGCTCGACAGCGCGCTGTATGGTCACGTCACGGAGTCGGATCTCGTGATGGTGCTGCTGCTGGCGGTGCTGTCGGTGAGCTTCTTCGTCCCACGCGGCGCGGCATTGTTCACCGTGGCCCTCAGTGTCGCGGTGTTCGACTTCCTGTTCGTGACCCCGCGCTTCACCTTCGCGATCGACGATCTCGACTACATGATCACGTTCGCGGCGATGGGCATCGTCGGCGCGACCGCGAGCACGCTGTCGGATCGCTTCCGCCGGCAGACCGAGCGGGCGCGCGCGGCCGAGCTCGCCGCCGAGACCGAGCGCATGCGCGCGAGCCTGCTGAGCTCGGTGTCCCACGACCTGCGCACGCCGCTCGGTACGGTGGTCGGCGCGGCGTCGACCCTGCTGGCGGATCCGCCGGGGCTCGACGCCGCCGCGCGGCGCGAGCTGCTGCAGGCGATCCACGACCAGGCCGAGCGACTCTCGCGACAGCTCCGCGATCTGCTCGACATCACCCGCATCGAGGGCGGCGCGCTACAGCTGCGCCGCGAGCTGCAAGTGCCCGAAGAGCTGGTCGGCGCGGCGCTGGCCCGCTGCGCCGGCGTGCTGCGCGATCACGAGGTCCGCGTGCGGCTCGACGACGGCCTCCTGGTCGAGCTCGATGCGGTCGCGTTCGAGCTGGTGCTGGTCAACCTGCTCGAGAACGCCGCCCGTCATGCGCCGCACGGCACCGCGATCGAGCTCGACGCCCGCGCCGTCGGCCGTGCGTTCGAGCTGACGGTCGCCGACCGTGGCCCCGGCGTACCCGAGGACGAGCGCGCGCGGGTGTTCGAGAAGTTCTACCGCGGCCCGGATCGTCGCCGCGACGGCGGCGCGGGTCTCGGCCTCGCGATCGCCAAGGCGGTGGTGTCGGCCCACGGCGGCGACATTCGTGTCGAGCCCCGCGACGACGGCGAGGGCGCGTGCTTCCGCGTGACGCTCCCCGGCGCCGCCGTGCCACCTGACGACGCACGTGCGCTCACGATGGCCGAGGACGCGCCGTGA